One Archangium violaceum genomic window, CGAACTCCTGGGCGAGCACCACGCTGGCCGGGCCGGCGGGACCGCAGCCGAGCTCCAGCACACGCCCCCCTTCTTCCAACTGCGCCACCTTCGCGAAGCGCCGGGTCGCGGACTCGGAGCAGAAGGGGCGCCGAGCGTCACCAGGGAAGTAGAGCGGGAAGGGCTCAGCCGGGCTCATGAGAAAGCCGTTGTACACCGCTGGAAGGGAATCGCCAATTCCCCCCTACCCGCCCGGCATGCCAGTGAAACGGGCCGCCCTCAAAGGTAGTAGACGACCCGCTGCTCCTGCCGCAGCCGGGTGTAGATGGAGCGGCGGTGCTCCTCGGACAGCAGGTACACGGACACGCTCACCGAGACGTAGGTGCCCTTGCTGCTGGGCTGCTCCCGGATGGAATCCGGGGAGATCTCCGTGCCCATGAGCAACCGGAAGAGGCTGCGCACGTACTCGACGAAGTCCGGCGCCTGCCTCCCCATCACCTTGAAGGTGTAGACGGTGGGGTACTCGATGAGCGGCTTCTTCTCCTGCCCGTCGCCCTCTTGCTGGATCTGACCGTCTCCCTTCATGACCGCTTCCTCGTTCAGCGCAGGGGCTAGAGGAGGTTCGCCGCGAGCTCGGCCAGGGCGCTGCGCTCGCCCTTGGCCATGGTGATGTGGCCCGCGATCTTCTCGTTCTTGAACCGGTTGACCACGTGAACGAGTCCGTTGCTGGTCGCGTCCACGTAGGGGTTGTCTATCTGGAACGGGTCCCCGGTGAGAATGATTTTCGTGTTGTCGCCCACTCGGGTGATGATCGTCTTCACCTCATGGGGCGTGAGGTTCTGCGCCTCGTCGATGATGATGTACTGGTTGGGGATGCTGCGCCCGCGGATGTAGGTGAGCGCCTCGATCTCCATCAGTCCCAGGTCGATGAGCTCGTGGTAGCCCCTGCCGGCCTTCTTGTCGGCCCGGCTGAGGTTCATCAGGAACTCCACGTTGTCGAAGATGGGCTGCATCCAGGGGTTCATCTTCTCTTCCAGGGTGCCCGGCAGGTAGCCGATGTCCCGGCCGAGCGGGAAGACCGGCCGGCTGACGAGCAGCTTCTGGTACACGCTCTCCTCGGTCACCTTGTGGAGCCCCGCGGCTATCGCCAGCAGCGTCTTGCCCGTGCCCGCCTTGCCCACGATGGTGACGAGCTTGATCTCGTCGTTCATGACCAGATCCAGCGCGAAGCTCTGCTCCATGTTGCGCGGACGAATGCCCCAGACGCCCTCGCTCTTCATTCCGCGCAGCAGCGGCACCACCCGGCCCCGGGCGGCGTTGAAGCGGCCCATGGCGGTGTGCGAGGGGTTCGTCTCGTCCTTGAGCAGCACGAACTGGTGCGGCGAGAGCAACTCCTGCCCGGAGATCTCCACCTCGGCGCCGGGCTTGTACATCTGGTCGACCATCTCGCGGGAGACCAGGCGCTCGGTGAAGCCCGTGTAGAGCTCGGTGATCTCCACCCGCTCGGCGTCGTAGTCCTCGGCGATGAGGCCCAGCGCGTCCGCGCGGATGCGCAGGTTGGTGTCCTTGGTGATGAAGACGGCCGGCGACTGCGGCTCGCGCTCCATCAGATCGATGGCCACCGAGAGGATGCGGTTGTCCATCAGGTTGCTGTCCGCCACGGAGAGCGGCAGGCTCCTCTCGGAGAAGCAGACCCGGAGCACCCCGCCATGTGGCAGGCGCACTCCATCCTTCAGCGAACCCTCCTCCCGGAAGGAGTCCAGGTAGCGCGCAACCAGGCGCGCGTTACGTCCGAGCTCGGAGAGATCGCGCTTGAACTGATCGATCTCCTCGATGACGTAGATGGGGATGATGACGTTGTGTTCCTTGAAGCTGTAGATGGAGCGGGGGTCGTGAAGGAGGACGT contains:
- a CDS encoding PhoH family protein; translation: MRKNFILDTNVLLHDPRSIYSFKEHNVIIPIYVIEEIDQFKRDLSELGRNARLVARYLDSFREEGSLKDGVRLPHGGVLRVCFSERSLPLSVADSNLMDNRILSVAIDLMEREPQSPAVFITKDTNLRIRADALGLIAEDYDAERVEITELYTGFTERLVSREMVDQMYKPGAEVEISGQELLSPHQFVLLKDETNPSHTAMGRFNAARGRVVPLLRGMKSEGVWGIRPRNMEQSFALDLVMNDEIKLVTIVGKAGTGKTLLAIAAGLHKVTEESVYQKLLVSRPVFPLGRDIGYLPGTLEEKMNPWMQPIFDNVEFLMNLSRADKKAGRGYHELIDLGLMEIEALTYIRGRSIPNQYIIIDEAQNLTPHEVKTIITRVGDNTKIILTGDPFQIDNPYVDATSNGLVHVVNRFKNEKIAGHITMAKGERSALAELAANLL
- a CDS encoding HP0495 family protein, encoding MKGDGQIQQEGDGQEKKPLIEYPTVYTFKVMGRQAPDFVEYVRSLFRLLMGTEISPDSIREQPSSKGTYVSVSVSVYLLSEEHRRSIYTRLRQEQRVVYYL